The Desulforegula conservatrix Mb1Pa DNA window CCATCTTCGATTGATTCAGGCAAAGAGTTCGCAAGCTCAAACATATATTTATGCTGGTTATCTATTTCCTCATTCCCTACAGAATATTTTTCGTCCCATGAAAAGCTGACGCTCATTGTTTTTTTTCCTTGATGGAGAATAATGCGTTCCTCATTTTTAGGGTTATATTCAAGTAAATATTGCTACTTTATATAACCATTCGACTTTGATCTTTCATATATATAATAGTTATCATGAACGCAAAATGGAAATATATTTACAGCTTCCTTTCTTTCCAGATCAGGTAAATGGCAGGATAAATGACAAGCTCAAGTATTGTTGAGGTAATTACCCCGCCCACCATTGGAGCAGCTATTCTTTTCATTACATCTGCCCCAGTGCCGCTTGCGAACATTATGGGAATAAGACCAGCAAGTATAACGCTTACAGTCATGACCTTTGGTCTGAGGCGTTTTACAGCTCCGTGGATTATGCATTCCTTAAGATCATTAATGGTTTTGAGTTTGCCTTTCTTTTCCCATTCGTCGTGGGCAAGGTCAAGGTACAGAAGCATGACAACTCCAGTTTCTGCATCAAGGCCAGCGAGTGCTATCAGCCCTACCCAGACAGCAATGCTCATATTGTAGTCCAGATAATAAAGAAACCAGAATGAGCCGACGAGTGAGAATGGAACCGCAAGGAAAACAATGGCCGTCTTGATTGCAGATCGTGTATTTATATAAATCAGGAAAAAAATGATCATGACTGTCAAAGGAATTACGAGCTTCAGCCTTTGATGTGTTTTAAGTAAATATTCATATTCTCCGCTCCATTCGAGCCTGTAACCTTCAGGTATTTTAACTTTTGCAGCCATTTTTTTTGCTTCATCGACATATCCGCCAACATCCCTTCCTGAAAAATCAATATAGACATAGGCTGTCAGAAGCCCTTCCTCGCTTTTTATGGCAGTAGGCCCTTTGACTGTCTTAATATCCACAAGATCTCCAAGCGGAACCTGGAGGATTTTCGACCCTGATGAAGAAGAAGGCTGGGCTGATCCCATTCCTCCTGATTGCGTGCTGCTGTCCATCATTACCGGGACAAGAATCCTCTTCAGTTTTTCAACGTCACCCCTCAGTTCCCTCATATACCTTATGTTTACAGGATAACGCTCTCTTCCTTCAACCGTGGTGGTTATGTTCATGCCTCCAATGGCAGATTTCACAACTTCAAGAACATCATCAATTGCAAGGCCGTATCTGGCAGCCTCTGTTCTTTTCACCTCAAGATCCAGAAAATAACCAGTATTGACTCTCTCTGCGTAAACGCTTCTTGTGCCAGGAACCGGCATTATAGCCTTTTCAAGTTCGAGTCCTATTGTTTCGATCTGGTCCAGATTATTGCCAAGAACTTTGATGCCAACAGGAGTTCTTATGCCTGTAGCCAGCATGTCGGTTCGTGCCTTTATGGGCATGGTGAATGAATTTACAACTCCTGGGATATCAAGGGCGTCATTCATTTCATCCTTGATTTTGTCCACAGTCATCCCGGGACGCCATTCAGATTCAGGTTTAAGATTGATGATGGTCTCAAACATTTCAGGAGGAGCCGGATCTGTCGGTGTTTCAGCACGTCCTGCCTTTCCGAATACCTGGGCGACCTCAGGAATCTTTTTCAGAAGTTTGTCCTGCATCTGAAGAAGCTTGCTTACGCCTGCTATTGAAGCGCCTGGAGCAGTAACCGGCATATAAAAAAGTGAGCCTTCATACAGCGGAGGCATGAATTCAGATCCGAGTTTGTAAATAGGGTAGGCCGTCAATGCCAATAGAACGATTGCCGCCAGAATGACACTTTTTTTGAATCTCAGGGCTATCTTAACAAAAGGCTCATAAAGAATATGAAGAACCTTGCTT harbors:
- a CDS encoding efflux RND transporter permease subunit, which produces MIAKLIEYSARNKLIVFIMLVFMSSWGYWALKNTPLDAIPDLSDTQVIIYTEWMGRSPDLIEDQITYPITSTLLAAPKVQAVRGFSFFGTSFIYVIFEEGTDIYWARSRIIEYLQAVKNKIPADVNPVIGPDATSLGWGFSYALVDESGGHDLSELRSMQDYNIKLALESVKGVSQVASIGGFVRQYQISLDPNRLLAYNIPLAKIMDSVRKSNQDVEGKLLEFSGIEYMIRGRGYIKNISDIENIPVGSTSGGSPVLIKDIATVQIGPEIRRGVADIDGKGEVAGGIVIVRFGENVLNVIERVKGKIESSIQPSLPKGVKIVTTYDRSDLIHRSIGTLKEEIIKLAIAVSVVCMIFLFHIPSALVVILTLPFAIIFSFICMHYIGVTSNIMSLSGIAIAIGAMVDASIIMVENAHKRLEEAHHTGMDFNRNEVIIHAAKEVGPSLFFSLLVITAGFLPVFTLQAQAGRLFTPLAYTKTFAMLFSSFLAVTATPVFMLMFIRGKITPEEKNPISKVLHILYEPFVKIALRFKKSVILAAIVLLALTAYPIYKLGSEFMPPLYEGSLFYMPVTAPGASIAGVSKLLQMQDKLLKKIPEVAQVFGKAGRAETPTDPAPPEMFETIINLKPESEWRPGMTVDKIKDEMNDALDIPGVVNSFTMPIKARTDMLATGIRTPVGIKVLGNNLDQIETIGLELEKAIMPVPGTRSVYAERVNTGYFLDLEVKRTEAARYGLAIDDVLEVVKSAIGGMNITTTVEGRERYPVNIRYMRELRGDVEKLKRILVPVMMDSSTQSGGMGSAQPSSSSGSKILQVPLGDLVDIKTVKGPTAIKSEEGLLTAYVYIDFSGRDVGGYVDEAKKMAAKVKIPEGYRLEWSGEYEYLLKTHQRLKLVIPLTVMIIFFLIYINTRSAIKTAIVFLAVPFSLVGSFWFLYYLDYNMSIAVWVGLIALAGLDAETGVVMLLYLDLAHDEWEKKGKLKTINDLKECIIHGAVKRLRPKVMTVSVILAGLIPIMFASGTGADVMKRIAAPMVGGVITSTILELVIYPAIYLIWKERKL